A single genomic interval of Mycteria americana isolate JAX WOST 10 ecotype Jacksonville Zoo and Gardens chromosome 20, USCA_MyAme_1.0, whole genome shotgun sequence harbors:
- the LAMB3 gene encoding laminin subunit beta-3 isoform X5 encodes MHVLSQVRQLRVKSQERREPALRGLLRLQIGCRVARAVAVSQGRARRRGDREHRGDRGRCSRSRGEEGRRVLGGMESRCQLWPWALFVLLAAPRLLGAQRACSQGACYPPAGDLLLGRAHHLRASSTCGLTKPETYCTPHGEWSMRCCRCDSRLPHAYNGHRVENVLSSAGHSRWWQSQNGIERVSLQLDLDQTFQLGSILLHFRSPLPVGMLIERSTDFGKTWEVYRYLASDCAAAFPHIPRGSPESWQDARCQALQGHPLHGGKVKFSVQDLGSTITTSYSQTIDKLGQFTNLRINFTRLPHIVRQGYRSPSSFYAVTEMQVLGSCFCHGHADRCAPSGDLHAAVSTEQVHGHCVCQHNTAGPNCDRCATLYNDRPWAPAEDNDPHECQRCNCNGHSTSCHFDAELYRASGGASGGVCDNCQHNTEGNNCERCRTNYFRNQRQDLAHPEACLRCTCNVLGTRQDMPCDDETGRCFCLPSVVGNNCDQCAAEHWDIGSGRGCQPCGCHPRGSRSPHCNQFTGQCPCREGFTGRTCSATQEQVCPDRHYGDVRAGCTECDCDFQGTEDVGCDKTTGQCLCRPGVMGPRCDQCQRGHCSTYPGCELCHPCFRTYDGDIQRLRLRQAGLGNSTARLPLGSGGSRFGPRLSQAEGNVQQAQGILGRSSAAEQSLAQVGSVLAAIRERVQGINPDLRFLDETASLSRELKALNSSLLITNTQYQSKKTQFETSRSTDLSGAFKTIRSAYETSTNASSLVASASGLLAESRESRRRAAGLEGGLAESTSKLLTLKGAIASSPNLTPVINKICGGFRAETCTPAQCEGLLCPRDNSTACGAGRPCRGIFPLSSGALAMAGEAAREFRSLSARLQETARLIKTTETSANQIQSNTRRLVDQMSVTRTQIEGDVRHIQQFIQQVRSFLSDEDVDPATVQEISESVLSLRLPTDAAAVLRKMTEIQNLATKLQCPESILAQTAEDIAKAKKLQQEAEQARNRANAMEGSVEEVLANLRRANTVLLEAQGAIRGSGSSLRFIQERVDEIEAVLGPAEKNVKSIAGQLDGLMERLSQLQRGANQNRLRATDAQQTAGEAGEQARSAQQAFEQVKQMYAELKRRMEQSPALGEQGSRVQSIDLEAQALFEETLAMMLRMEILEMEIQESNKALMSKSARLSGLEEQVGRIRDTINKQVAYYESCS; translated from the exons AT GCACGTTCTTTCCCAGGTGAGGCAGCTGCGTGTTAAaagccaggagaggagagagccAGCGCTCAGAGGGCTCTTGCGGTTGCAGATCGGCTGCCGGGTGGCGAGAGCCGTCGCTGTGAGCCAGGGACGTGCGAGACGCCGCGGGGACCGGGAACACCGCGGGGACCGGGGACGGTGCTCCCGCTCACGTGGGGAAGAGGGCAG GCGTGTCCTTGGCGGTATGGAGTCTCGCTGCCAGCTTTGGCCATGGGCATTATTTGTCCTTCTGG CTGCCCCGCGGCTGCTGGGCGCCCAGCGAGCCTGCTCCCAGGGAGCCTGCTACCCCCCGGCCGGGGACCTCCTGCTGGGACGAGCCCATCACCTGAGAGCCTCCTCCACCTGCGGCCTCACCAAGCCCGAGACGTACTGCACGCCCCACGGAGAG TGGAGCATGAGATGCTGCAGGTGCGACTCGCGGCTGCCGCACGCCTACAACGGCCACCGCGTGGAGAACGTCCTGTCCTCCGCCGGGCACTCGCGCTGGTGGCAGTCCCAGAACG GCATCGAGCGCGTCTCTTTGCAGCTGGACCTGGACCAGACATTCCAGCTCGGCAGCATCCTACTTCACTTCAGG tcGCCGCTGCCTGTCGGAATGCTGATTGAGCGCTCCACCGACTTCGGCAAGACCTGGGAGGTGTACCGGTACCTGGCCTCCGACTgcgccgccgccttcccccaCATCCCCCGGGGCTCCCCTGAGAGCTGGCAGGACGCTCGGTGCCAGGCGCTGCAGGGGCACCCTTTGCACGGGGGCAAG GTGAAATTCAGTGTCCAAGACCTGGGATCTACCATCACTACCTCTTACAGCCAGACCATCGATA AGCTGGGGCAGTTCACCAACCTGCGGATCAACTTCACCAGGCTCCCCCACATTGTGCGCCAGGGCTACCGCTCGCCCAGCAGCTTCTACGCTGTGACAGAGAtgcaggtgctggggagctgcttctGCCACGGACACGCCGACCGCTGCGCCCCTTCGGGAGACCTGCATGCCGCGGTGAGCACTGAG CAGGTCCACGGGCACTGCGTGTGTCAGCACAACACTGCCGGTCCCAACTGCGATCGCTGCGCCACCCTCTACAACGACCGGCCGTGGGCACCCGCGGAGGACAACGATCCCCATGAGTGCCAGA GGTGCAACTGCAACGGTCACTCGACCTCGTGCCACTTCGACGCGGAGCTGTACCGGGCCAGCGGAGGGGCGAGCGGGGGCGTCTGTGACAATTGCCAGCACAACACCGAAGGCAACAACTGCGAGCGCTGCAGAACTAACTATTTTCGCAACCAGCGGCAAGATCTCGCTCATCCCGAAGCCTGTCTGC GATGCACCTGCAATGTGCTGGGAACGCGGCAGGACATGCCCTGCGACGACGAGACGGGGAGGTGCTTCTGCCTGCCCAGCGTGGTGGGGAACAACTGCGACCAGTGTGCAGCCGAGCACTGGGACATAGGGAGCGGgcggggctgccagccctgcggctGCCACCCGCGTGGCTCCCGCAGCCCCCACTGCAACCAG ttcACAGGACAGTGTCCGTGCAGAGAAGGCTTCACGGGACGGACGTGCTCTgccacgcaggagcaggtttgccCAGACAGGCACTACGGAGACGTCCGGGCAGGGTGCACAG AGTGTGACTGTGACTTCCAGGGCACAGAGGACGTGGGGTGTGACAAGACCACGGGCCAATGCCTCTGCCGCCCGGGTGTCATGGGCCCCCGCTGTGACCAGTGCCAGCGGGGCCACTGCAGCACCTACCCCGGCTGCGAGCTGTGCCACCCCTGCTTCCGCACCTACGACGGGGACATCCAGCGCCTGCGCCTGCGCCAGGCTGGCCTCGGCAACTCCACCGCACGGCTGCCCCTCGGGAGCGGGGGCTCCCGCTTCGGCCCGCGCCTCTCGCAGGCGGAGGGCAACGTGCAGCAGGCGCAGGGCATCCTCGGCCGCTCTTCTGCggcagagcagagcctggcccAGGTGGGCAGCGTGCTCGCTGCGATCAG AGAGCGGGTCCAAGGTATAAATCCTGATCTTCGTTTTCTGGATGAGACTGCCTCTCTGTCGAGGGAGCTCAAAGCCCTCAACAGCAGCTTGCTCATCACTAACACCCAGTATCAGAGCAAGAAGACCCAGTTTGAAACGAGCCGCAGCACAGATCTGTCAG GAGCCTTCAAGACAATCCGATCTGCTTACGAGACATCCACCAATGCTAGCAGCCTTGTGGCCAGCGCCTCCGGGCTGCTGGCCGAGTCCCGGGAGAGCCGCAGGAGAGCCGCGGGGCTGGAAGGGGGGCTTGCGGAGTCCACCTCCAAGCTGCTGACCCTGAAGGGCGCGATAGCTTCGTCTCCCAACCTGACCCCTGTCATAAATAAG aTCTGCGGTGGCTTCCGAGCGGAGACGTGCACGCCTGCCCAGTGCGAGGGGCTGCTCTGCCCGCGAGACAACAGCACTGCCTGCGGGGCCGGCCGCCCCTGCCGCGGCATCTTCCCGCTGTCGAGCGGGGCCCTCGCCATGGCCGGGGAAGCCGCCAGGGAGTTTCGCAGCCTGAGCGCCCGGCTCCAGGAGACGGCACGGCTG ATTAAAACAACAGAGACGTCTGCAAATCAGATTCAAAGCAACACTCGGCGGCTCGTGGACCAGATGAGCGTAACAAGGACCCAGATAGAAGGGGATGTCCGGCACATCCAGCAGTTCATCCAGCAAGTCCGAAGCTTCTTGTCAG ACGAGGACGTGGACCCTGCCACGGTCCAGGAAATCAGTGAGTCTGTTCTCTCCCTACGTCTCCCCACGGATGCTGCCGCAGTCCTGAGAAAAATGACTGAGATCCAAAATTTGGCGACTAAGCTGCAGTGCCCGGAGAGCATACTTGCCCAGACGGCCGAGGACATTGCTAAGGCCAAGAAGCTTCAGCAGGAGGCAGAACAAGCCAG GAACCGGGCGAATGCCATGGAGGGCAGCGTGGAAGAGGTGCTTGCGAATCTGCGACGAGCAAACACGGTGCTCCTGGAGGCCCAGGGTGCTATCAGGGGCTCTGGCTCTTCCCTCCGGTTCATCCAGGAGCGTGTTGATGAA ATCGAGGCTGTGCTTGGTCCAGCTGAGAAGAACGTGAAGTCCATTGCGGGCCAGCTGGACGGGCTGATGGAGAGACTCTCACAGCTGCAGCGTGGAGCGAACCAGAACCGCCTGCGGGCCACCGACGCGCAGCAGACGGCCGGGGAGGCGGGCGAGCAGGCCAGGAGCGCGCAGCAG GCTTTCGAACAAGTGAAACAAATGTACGCGGAGCTGAAGAGAAGGATGGAGCAGAGCCCGGctctgggagagcagggcagcagggtgCAAAGCATAGACCTGGAGGCACAGGCTCTGTTTGAGGAAACTTTGGCCATGATGCTCAGGATGGAAA TTTTAGAGATGGAAATTCAGGAAAGCAACAAGGCTCTGATGTCCAAGTCAGCCAGGCTGTCGGGCCTGGAGGAGCAGGTGGGAAGGATCCGGGACACCATCAACAAGCAAGTCGCCTACTACGAGAGCTGCTCCTGA
- the LAMB3 gene encoding laminin subunit beta-3 isoform X2: MHVLSQVRQLRVKSQERREPALRGLLRLQIGCRVARAVAVSQGRARRRGDREHRGDRGRCSRSRGEEGRRVLGGMESRCQLWPWALFVLLAAPRLLGAQRACSQGACYPPAGDLLLGRAHHLRASSTCGLTKPETYCTPHGEWSMRCCRCDSRLPHAYNGHRVENVLSSAGHSRWWQSQNGIERVSLQLDLDQTFQLGSILLHFRSPLPVGMLIERSTDFGKTWEVYRYLASDCAAAFPHIPRGSPESWQDARCQALQGHPLHGGKVKFSVQDLGSTITTSYSQTIDKLGQFTNLRINFTRLPHIVRQGYRSPSSFYAVTEMQVLGSCFCHGHADRCAPSGDLHAAVSTEVHGHCVCQHNTAGPNCDRCATLYNDRPWAPAEDNDPHECQRCNCNGHSTSCHFDAELYRASGGASGGVCDNCQHNTEGNNCERCRTNYFRNQRQDLAHPEACLPCECDPDGTVPGSICDPLTGRCVCKENVQGDRCHLCKPGFAQLANANPMGCRRCTCNVLGTRQDMPCDDETGRCFCLPSVVGNNCDQCAAEHWDIGSGRGCQPCGCHPRGSRSPHCNQFTGQCPCREGFTGRTCSATQEQVCPDRHYGDVRAGCTECDCDFQGTEDVGCDKTTGQCLCRPGVMGPRCDQCQRGHCSTYPGCELCHPCFRTYDGDIQRLRLRQAGLGNSTARLPLGSGGSRFGPRLSQAEGNVQQAQGILGRSSAAEQSLAQVGSVLAAIRERVQGINPDLRFLDETASLSRELKALNSSLLITNTQYQSKKTQFETSRSTDLSGAFKTIRSAYETSTNASSLVASASGLLAESRESRRRAAGLEGGLAESTSKLLTLKGAIASSPNLTPVINKICGGFRAETCTPAQCEGLLCPRDNSTACGAGRPCRGIFPLSSGALAMAGEAAREFRSLSARLQETARLIKTTETSANQIQSNTRRLVDQMSVTRTQIEGDVRHIQQFIQQVRSFLSDEDVDPATVQEISESVLSLRLPTDAAAVLRKMTEIQNLATKLQCPESILAQTAEDIAKAKKLQQEAEQARNRANAMEGSVEEVLANLRRANTVLLEAQGAIRGSGSSLRFIQERVDEIEAVLGPAEKNVKSIAGQLDGLMERLSQLQRGANQNRLRATDAQQTAGEAGEQARSAQQAFEQVKQMYAELKRRMEQSPALGEQGSRVQSIDLEAQALFEETLAMMLRMEILEMEIQESNKALMSKSARLSGLEEQVGRIRDTINKQVAYYESCS; encoded by the exons AT GCACGTTCTTTCCCAGGTGAGGCAGCTGCGTGTTAAaagccaggagaggagagagccAGCGCTCAGAGGGCTCTTGCGGTTGCAGATCGGCTGCCGGGTGGCGAGAGCCGTCGCTGTGAGCCAGGGACGTGCGAGACGCCGCGGGGACCGGGAACACCGCGGGGACCGGGGACGGTGCTCCCGCTCACGTGGGGAAGAGGGCAG GCGTGTCCTTGGCGGTATGGAGTCTCGCTGCCAGCTTTGGCCATGGGCATTATTTGTCCTTCTGG CTGCCCCGCGGCTGCTGGGCGCCCAGCGAGCCTGCTCCCAGGGAGCCTGCTACCCCCCGGCCGGGGACCTCCTGCTGGGACGAGCCCATCACCTGAGAGCCTCCTCCACCTGCGGCCTCACCAAGCCCGAGACGTACTGCACGCCCCACGGAGAG TGGAGCATGAGATGCTGCAGGTGCGACTCGCGGCTGCCGCACGCCTACAACGGCCACCGCGTGGAGAACGTCCTGTCCTCCGCCGGGCACTCGCGCTGGTGGCAGTCCCAGAACG GCATCGAGCGCGTCTCTTTGCAGCTGGACCTGGACCAGACATTCCAGCTCGGCAGCATCCTACTTCACTTCAGG tcGCCGCTGCCTGTCGGAATGCTGATTGAGCGCTCCACCGACTTCGGCAAGACCTGGGAGGTGTACCGGTACCTGGCCTCCGACTgcgccgccgccttcccccaCATCCCCCGGGGCTCCCCTGAGAGCTGGCAGGACGCTCGGTGCCAGGCGCTGCAGGGGCACCCTTTGCACGGGGGCAAG GTGAAATTCAGTGTCCAAGACCTGGGATCTACCATCACTACCTCTTACAGCCAGACCATCGATA AGCTGGGGCAGTTCACCAACCTGCGGATCAACTTCACCAGGCTCCCCCACATTGTGCGCCAGGGCTACCGCTCGCCCAGCAGCTTCTACGCTGTGACAGAGAtgcaggtgctggggagctgcttctGCCACGGACACGCCGACCGCTGCGCCCCTTCGGGAGACCTGCATGCCGCGGTGAGCACTGAG GTCCACGGGCACTGCGTGTGTCAGCACAACACTGCCGGTCCCAACTGCGATCGCTGCGCCACCCTCTACAACGACCGGCCGTGGGCACCCGCGGAGGACAACGATCCCCATGAGTGCCAGA GGTGCAACTGCAACGGTCACTCGACCTCGTGCCACTTCGACGCGGAGCTGTACCGGGCCAGCGGAGGGGCGAGCGGGGGCGTCTGTGACAATTGCCAGCACAACACCGAAGGCAACAACTGCGAGCGCTGCAGAACTAACTATTTTCGCAACCAGCGGCAAGATCTCGCTCATCCCGAAGCCTGTCTGC CCTGCGAGTGCGACCCGGACGGCACCGTGCCAGGCTCCATCTGCGACCCGCTGACAGGGCGCTGCGTCTGCAAGGAGAACGTGCAGGGCGACCGCTGCCACCTCTGCAAGCCGGGGTTCGCCCAGCTGGCCAACGCCAACCCCATGGGGTGCCGCA GATGCACCTGCAATGTGCTGGGAACGCGGCAGGACATGCCCTGCGACGACGAGACGGGGAGGTGCTTCTGCCTGCCCAGCGTGGTGGGGAACAACTGCGACCAGTGTGCAGCCGAGCACTGGGACATAGGGAGCGGgcggggctgccagccctgcggctGCCACCCGCGTGGCTCCCGCAGCCCCCACTGCAACCAG ttcACAGGACAGTGTCCGTGCAGAGAAGGCTTCACGGGACGGACGTGCTCTgccacgcaggagcaggtttgccCAGACAGGCACTACGGAGACGTCCGGGCAGGGTGCACAG AGTGTGACTGTGACTTCCAGGGCACAGAGGACGTGGGGTGTGACAAGACCACGGGCCAATGCCTCTGCCGCCCGGGTGTCATGGGCCCCCGCTGTGACCAGTGCCAGCGGGGCCACTGCAGCACCTACCCCGGCTGCGAGCTGTGCCACCCCTGCTTCCGCACCTACGACGGGGACATCCAGCGCCTGCGCCTGCGCCAGGCTGGCCTCGGCAACTCCACCGCACGGCTGCCCCTCGGGAGCGGGGGCTCCCGCTTCGGCCCGCGCCTCTCGCAGGCGGAGGGCAACGTGCAGCAGGCGCAGGGCATCCTCGGCCGCTCTTCTGCggcagagcagagcctggcccAGGTGGGCAGCGTGCTCGCTGCGATCAG AGAGCGGGTCCAAGGTATAAATCCTGATCTTCGTTTTCTGGATGAGACTGCCTCTCTGTCGAGGGAGCTCAAAGCCCTCAACAGCAGCTTGCTCATCACTAACACCCAGTATCAGAGCAAGAAGACCCAGTTTGAAACGAGCCGCAGCACAGATCTGTCAG GAGCCTTCAAGACAATCCGATCTGCTTACGAGACATCCACCAATGCTAGCAGCCTTGTGGCCAGCGCCTCCGGGCTGCTGGCCGAGTCCCGGGAGAGCCGCAGGAGAGCCGCGGGGCTGGAAGGGGGGCTTGCGGAGTCCACCTCCAAGCTGCTGACCCTGAAGGGCGCGATAGCTTCGTCTCCCAACCTGACCCCTGTCATAAATAAG aTCTGCGGTGGCTTCCGAGCGGAGACGTGCACGCCTGCCCAGTGCGAGGGGCTGCTCTGCCCGCGAGACAACAGCACTGCCTGCGGGGCCGGCCGCCCCTGCCGCGGCATCTTCCCGCTGTCGAGCGGGGCCCTCGCCATGGCCGGGGAAGCCGCCAGGGAGTTTCGCAGCCTGAGCGCCCGGCTCCAGGAGACGGCACGGCTG ATTAAAACAACAGAGACGTCTGCAAATCAGATTCAAAGCAACACTCGGCGGCTCGTGGACCAGATGAGCGTAACAAGGACCCAGATAGAAGGGGATGTCCGGCACATCCAGCAGTTCATCCAGCAAGTCCGAAGCTTCTTGTCAG ACGAGGACGTGGACCCTGCCACGGTCCAGGAAATCAGTGAGTCTGTTCTCTCCCTACGTCTCCCCACGGATGCTGCCGCAGTCCTGAGAAAAATGACTGAGATCCAAAATTTGGCGACTAAGCTGCAGTGCCCGGAGAGCATACTTGCCCAGACGGCCGAGGACATTGCTAAGGCCAAGAAGCTTCAGCAGGAGGCAGAACAAGCCAG GAACCGGGCGAATGCCATGGAGGGCAGCGTGGAAGAGGTGCTTGCGAATCTGCGACGAGCAAACACGGTGCTCCTGGAGGCCCAGGGTGCTATCAGGGGCTCTGGCTCTTCCCTCCGGTTCATCCAGGAGCGTGTTGATGAA ATCGAGGCTGTGCTTGGTCCAGCTGAGAAGAACGTGAAGTCCATTGCGGGCCAGCTGGACGGGCTGATGGAGAGACTCTCACAGCTGCAGCGTGGAGCGAACCAGAACCGCCTGCGGGCCACCGACGCGCAGCAGACGGCCGGGGAGGCGGGCGAGCAGGCCAGGAGCGCGCAGCAG GCTTTCGAACAAGTGAAACAAATGTACGCGGAGCTGAAGAGAAGGATGGAGCAGAGCCCGGctctgggagagcagggcagcagggtgCAAAGCATAGACCTGGAGGCACAGGCTCTGTTTGAGGAAACTTTGGCCATGATGCTCAGGATGGAAA TTTTAGAGATGGAAATTCAGGAAAGCAACAAGGCTCTGATGTCCAAGTCAGCCAGGCTGTCGGGCCTGGAGGAGCAGGTGGGAAGGATCCGGGACACCATCAACAAGCAAGTCGCCTACTACGAGAGCTGCTCCTGA
- the LAMB3 gene encoding laminin subunit beta-3 isoform X1 encodes MHVLSQVRQLRVKSQERREPALRGLLRLQIGCRVARAVAVSQGRARRRGDREHRGDRGRCSRSRGEEGRRVLGGMESRCQLWPWALFVLLAAPRLLGAQRACSQGACYPPAGDLLLGRAHHLRASSTCGLTKPETYCTPHGEWSMRCCRCDSRLPHAYNGHRVENVLSSAGHSRWWQSQNGIERVSLQLDLDQTFQLGSILLHFRSPLPVGMLIERSTDFGKTWEVYRYLASDCAAAFPHIPRGSPESWQDARCQALQGHPLHGGKVKFSVQDLGSTITTSYSQTIDKLGQFTNLRINFTRLPHIVRQGYRSPSSFYAVTEMQVLGSCFCHGHADRCAPSGDLHAAVSTEQVHGHCVCQHNTAGPNCDRCATLYNDRPWAPAEDNDPHECQRCNCNGHSTSCHFDAELYRASGGASGGVCDNCQHNTEGNNCERCRTNYFRNQRQDLAHPEACLPCECDPDGTVPGSICDPLTGRCVCKENVQGDRCHLCKPGFAQLANANPMGCRRCTCNVLGTRQDMPCDDETGRCFCLPSVVGNNCDQCAAEHWDIGSGRGCQPCGCHPRGSRSPHCNQFTGQCPCREGFTGRTCSATQEQVCPDRHYGDVRAGCTECDCDFQGTEDVGCDKTTGQCLCRPGVMGPRCDQCQRGHCSTYPGCELCHPCFRTYDGDIQRLRLRQAGLGNSTARLPLGSGGSRFGPRLSQAEGNVQQAQGILGRSSAAEQSLAQVGSVLAAIRERVQGINPDLRFLDETASLSRELKALNSSLLITNTQYQSKKTQFETSRSTDLSGAFKTIRSAYETSTNASSLVASASGLLAESRESRRRAAGLEGGLAESTSKLLTLKGAIASSPNLTPVINKICGGFRAETCTPAQCEGLLCPRDNSTACGAGRPCRGIFPLSSGALAMAGEAAREFRSLSARLQETARLIKTTETSANQIQSNTRRLVDQMSVTRTQIEGDVRHIQQFIQQVRSFLSDEDVDPATVQEISESVLSLRLPTDAAAVLRKMTEIQNLATKLQCPESILAQTAEDIAKAKKLQQEAEQARNRANAMEGSVEEVLANLRRANTVLLEAQGAIRGSGSSLRFIQERVDEIEAVLGPAEKNVKSIAGQLDGLMERLSQLQRGANQNRLRATDAQQTAGEAGEQARSAQQAFEQVKQMYAELKRRMEQSPALGEQGSRVQSIDLEAQALFEETLAMMLRMEILEMEIQESNKALMSKSARLSGLEEQVGRIRDTINKQVAYYESCS; translated from the exons AT GCACGTTCTTTCCCAGGTGAGGCAGCTGCGTGTTAAaagccaggagaggagagagccAGCGCTCAGAGGGCTCTTGCGGTTGCAGATCGGCTGCCGGGTGGCGAGAGCCGTCGCTGTGAGCCAGGGACGTGCGAGACGCCGCGGGGACCGGGAACACCGCGGGGACCGGGGACGGTGCTCCCGCTCACGTGGGGAAGAGGGCAG GCGTGTCCTTGGCGGTATGGAGTCTCGCTGCCAGCTTTGGCCATGGGCATTATTTGTCCTTCTGG CTGCCCCGCGGCTGCTGGGCGCCCAGCGAGCCTGCTCCCAGGGAGCCTGCTACCCCCCGGCCGGGGACCTCCTGCTGGGACGAGCCCATCACCTGAGAGCCTCCTCCACCTGCGGCCTCACCAAGCCCGAGACGTACTGCACGCCCCACGGAGAG TGGAGCATGAGATGCTGCAGGTGCGACTCGCGGCTGCCGCACGCCTACAACGGCCACCGCGTGGAGAACGTCCTGTCCTCCGCCGGGCACTCGCGCTGGTGGCAGTCCCAGAACG GCATCGAGCGCGTCTCTTTGCAGCTGGACCTGGACCAGACATTCCAGCTCGGCAGCATCCTACTTCACTTCAGG tcGCCGCTGCCTGTCGGAATGCTGATTGAGCGCTCCACCGACTTCGGCAAGACCTGGGAGGTGTACCGGTACCTGGCCTCCGACTgcgccgccgccttcccccaCATCCCCCGGGGCTCCCCTGAGAGCTGGCAGGACGCTCGGTGCCAGGCGCTGCAGGGGCACCCTTTGCACGGGGGCAAG GTGAAATTCAGTGTCCAAGACCTGGGATCTACCATCACTACCTCTTACAGCCAGACCATCGATA AGCTGGGGCAGTTCACCAACCTGCGGATCAACTTCACCAGGCTCCCCCACATTGTGCGCCAGGGCTACCGCTCGCCCAGCAGCTTCTACGCTGTGACAGAGAtgcaggtgctggggagctgcttctGCCACGGACACGCCGACCGCTGCGCCCCTTCGGGAGACCTGCATGCCGCGGTGAGCACTGAG CAGGTCCACGGGCACTGCGTGTGTCAGCACAACACTGCCGGTCCCAACTGCGATCGCTGCGCCACCCTCTACAACGACCGGCCGTGGGCACCCGCGGAGGACAACGATCCCCATGAGTGCCAGA GGTGCAACTGCAACGGTCACTCGACCTCGTGCCACTTCGACGCGGAGCTGTACCGGGCCAGCGGAGGGGCGAGCGGGGGCGTCTGTGACAATTGCCAGCACAACACCGAAGGCAACAACTGCGAGCGCTGCAGAACTAACTATTTTCGCAACCAGCGGCAAGATCTCGCTCATCCCGAAGCCTGTCTGC CCTGCGAGTGCGACCCGGACGGCACCGTGCCAGGCTCCATCTGCGACCCGCTGACAGGGCGCTGCGTCTGCAAGGAGAACGTGCAGGGCGACCGCTGCCACCTCTGCAAGCCGGGGTTCGCCCAGCTGGCCAACGCCAACCCCATGGGGTGCCGCA GATGCACCTGCAATGTGCTGGGAACGCGGCAGGACATGCCCTGCGACGACGAGACGGGGAGGTGCTTCTGCCTGCCCAGCGTGGTGGGGAACAACTGCGACCAGTGTGCAGCCGAGCACTGGGACATAGGGAGCGGgcggggctgccagccctgcggctGCCACCCGCGTGGCTCCCGCAGCCCCCACTGCAACCAG ttcACAGGACAGTGTCCGTGCAGAGAAGGCTTCACGGGACGGACGTGCTCTgccacgcaggagcaggtttgccCAGACAGGCACTACGGAGACGTCCGGGCAGGGTGCACAG AGTGTGACTGTGACTTCCAGGGCACAGAGGACGTGGGGTGTGACAAGACCACGGGCCAATGCCTCTGCCGCCCGGGTGTCATGGGCCCCCGCTGTGACCAGTGCCAGCGGGGCCACTGCAGCACCTACCCCGGCTGCGAGCTGTGCCACCCCTGCTTCCGCACCTACGACGGGGACATCCAGCGCCTGCGCCTGCGCCAGGCTGGCCTCGGCAACTCCACCGCACGGCTGCCCCTCGGGAGCGGGGGCTCCCGCTTCGGCCCGCGCCTCTCGCAGGCGGAGGGCAACGTGCAGCAGGCGCAGGGCATCCTCGGCCGCTCTTCTGCggcagagcagagcctggcccAGGTGGGCAGCGTGCTCGCTGCGATCAG AGAGCGGGTCCAAGGTATAAATCCTGATCTTCGTTTTCTGGATGAGACTGCCTCTCTGTCGAGGGAGCTCAAAGCCCTCAACAGCAGCTTGCTCATCACTAACACCCAGTATCAGAGCAAGAAGACCCAGTTTGAAACGAGCCGCAGCACAGATCTGTCAG GAGCCTTCAAGACAATCCGATCTGCTTACGAGACATCCACCAATGCTAGCAGCCTTGTGGCCAGCGCCTCCGGGCTGCTGGCCGAGTCCCGGGAGAGCCGCAGGAGAGCCGCGGGGCTGGAAGGGGGGCTTGCGGAGTCCACCTCCAAGCTGCTGACCCTGAAGGGCGCGATAGCTTCGTCTCCCAACCTGACCCCTGTCATAAATAAG aTCTGCGGTGGCTTCCGAGCGGAGACGTGCACGCCTGCCCAGTGCGAGGGGCTGCTCTGCCCGCGAGACAACAGCACTGCCTGCGGGGCCGGCCGCCCCTGCCGCGGCATCTTCCCGCTGTCGAGCGGGGCCCTCGCCATGGCCGGGGAAGCCGCCAGGGAGTTTCGCAGCCTGAGCGCCCGGCTCCAGGAGACGGCACGGCTG ATTAAAACAACAGAGACGTCTGCAAATCAGATTCAAAGCAACACTCGGCGGCTCGTGGACCAGATGAGCGTAACAAGGACCCAGATAGAAGGGGATGTCCGGCACATCCAGCAGTTCATCCAGCAAGTCCGAAGCTTCTTGTCAG ACGAGGACGTGGACCCTGCCACGGTCCAGGAAATCAGTGAGTCTGTTCTCTCCCTACGTCTCCCCACGGATGCTGCCGCAGTCCTGAGAAAAATGACTGAGATCCAAAATTTGGCGACTAAGCTGCAGTGCCCGGAGAGCATACTTGCCCAGACGGCCGAGGACATTGCTAAGGCCAAGAAGCTTCAGCAGGAGGCAGAACAAGCCAG GAACCGGGCGAATGCCATGGAGGGCAGCGTGGAAGAGGTGCTTGCGAATCTGCGACGAGCAAACACGGTGCTCCTGGAGGCCCAGGGTGCTATCAGGGGCTCTGGCTCTTCCCTCCGGTTCATCCAGGAGCGTGTTGATGAA ATCGAGGCTGTGCTTGGTCCAGCTGAGAAGAACGTGAAGTCCATTGCGGGCCAGCTGGACGGGCTGATGGAGAGACTCTCACAGCTGCAGCGTGGAGCGAACCAGAACCGCCTGCGGGCCACCGACGCGCAGCAGACGGCCGGGGAGGCGGGCGAGCAGGCCAGGAGCGCGCAGCAG GCTTTCGAACAAGTGAAACAAATGTACGCGGAGCTGAAGAGAAGGATGGAGCAGAGCCCGGctctgggagagcagggcagcagggtgCAAAGCATAGACCTGGAGGCACAGGCTCTGTTTGAGGAAACTTTGGCCATGATGCTCAGGATGGAAA TTTTAGAGATGGAAATTCAGGAAAGCAACAAGGCTCTGATGTCCAAGTCAGCCAGGCTGTCGGGCCTGGAGGAGCAGGTGGGAAGGATCCGGGACACCATCAACAAGCAAGTCGCCTACTACGAGAGCTGCTCCTGA